One Capricornis sumatraensis isolate serow.1 chromosome 8, serow.2, whole genome shotgun sequence genomic region harbors:
- the FGF4 gene encoding fibroblast growth factor 4: protein MAGPGAAAAALLPAVLLAVLAPWAGRGGAAAPTSPNGTLEAELERRWESLVARSLARLPVAAQPKEAAVQSGAGDYLLGIKRLRRLYCNVGIGFHLQVLPDGRIGGVHADASDSLLELSPVERGVVSIFGVASRFFVAMSSRGRLYGSPFFTDECKFKEILLPNNYNAYECYRYPGMFIALSKNGKTKKGNRVSPTMKVTHFLPRL, encoded by the exons ATGGCGGGGCCCGGGGCGGCCGCGGCGGCGCTGCTCCCGGCGGTGCTGCTGGCCGTGCTGGCGCCCTGGGCTGGCAGAGGGGGCGCCGCCGCGCCCACCTCCCCCAACGGCACTCTGGAGGCCGAGCTGGAGCGCcgctgggagagcctggtggcgCGCTCGCTGGCGCGCCTGCCGGTGGCCGCGCAGCCCAAGGAGGCTGCCGTCCAGAGCGGCGCCGGCGACTACTTGCTGGGCATCAAGCGCCTGCGGAGGCTGTACTGCAACGTGGGCATCGGCTTCCACCTCCAGGTTCTCCCCGACGGCCGCATCGGCGGCGTGCACGCGGACGCGAGTGACA GCCTGCTGGAGCTGTCGCCGGTGGAGCGCGGGGTGGTGAGCATTTTCGGGGTGGCCAGCCGGTTCTTCGTGGCCATGAGCAGCCGGGGCAGGCTCTACGGCTCG ccTTTTTTCACCGACGAGTGCAAGTTCAAAGAGATCCTTCTCCCCAACAACTACAACGCCTACGAGTGCTACCGGTACCCCGGCATGTTCATCGCCCTGAGTAAGAACGGGAAGACCAAGAAGGGGAACCGGGTGTCCCCCACCATGAAGGTCACCCACTTCCTCCCCAGGCTGTGA